One stretch of Roseimicrobium sp. ORNL1 DNA includes these proteins:
- a CDS encoding spermine synthase, translating into MTPFVTIAQARTPQGAELTLHSHGAHFYLRVNREPLMGTNAPESEKALAQCACAGLKGRKSVRVLIGGLGFGFSLRQTLELVGHHAKVEVAELLPEVVAWNRAFLKEVNGALLDDPRVKVTIEDVFQTVINAPAAHYDAILLDVDNGPVAMVQDGNARLYRARGLAAIIHALKPGGRATFWSATPDRQFGKELGKAGFVVDVVSAKSHAHARRHDHTIFVATRKEEAGKMMPADKRRGS; encoded by the coding sequence ATGACACCCTTCGTCACCATCGCCCAAGCACGCACCCCTCAGGGCGCGGAACTCACCCTGCACTCACATGGCGCGCACTTCTACCTGCGCGTGAATCGCGAGCCGCTCATGGGGACCAATGCCCCCGAGTCCGAAAAGGCGCTGGCCCAGTGTGCCTGCGCTGGTCTGAAGGGCAGAAAGAGCGTGCGTGTGCTGATCGGCGGACTGGGATTTGGATTCTCCCTACGCCAGACGCTGGAACTGGTCGGCCACCATGCCAAGGTCGAAGTCGCCGAGTTGCTGCCCGAAGTGGTGGCATGGAATCGCGCTTTCCTCAAGGAGGTGAATGGCGCCCTGCTGGACGACCCGCGGGTGAAGGTCACCATTGAGGATGTCTTCCAGACCGTCATCAATGCTCCGGCGGCACACTACGATGCCATCCTGCTGGATGTGGACAATGGTCCTGTGGCCATGGTGCAGGATGGGAACGCACGGCTCTACCGGGCGCGTGGCCTCGCGGCGATCATACATGCTCTAAAGCCCGGAGGCCGAGCCACCTTCTGGTCCGCCACCCCTGACCGGCAATTTGGCAAGGAACTCGGGAAAGCGGGATTCGTCGTCGATGTCGTATCAGCCAAGTCCCATGCCCATGCTCGACGCCATGATCACACCATCTTCGTGGCGACACGGAAGGAAGAAGCAGGCAAAATGATGCCTGCAGACAAACGCCGCGGATCATAA